Within the Carassius gibelio isolate Cgi1373 ecotype wild population from Czech Republic chromosome B4, carGib1.2-hapl.c, whole genome shotgun sequence genome, the region aacaaaaaaaacaagttggCCCATTGATCACATAgattgttttactgatgtcctggGTCTGGGAATATTTCAGTTACATAACTGTCAGAAAGGGTCAgaaatggagggtcagaaagttcttggatttcatcaaagatatctaaatttgtgttcaGATGatgaaagtcttacaggttttggaacgatatgagtgtaattaatgacagaagttttatttttgagtaaactattcctttaattctttaactgtaaactgacaatttctTAATTATCAGTATTCTGTAAGTGACTACTTGGGAAGTTGTGGAAagagagaaatattaaaattgatagggatgcaccgaaatttcggccaccgaaaattttcggccgaaaatggccttttcggttttcggccgatagacttttatcaccgaaacaacacggccgaaatgttgtgatgacgcaaacagaaaccgcgacctgcaaagcgcagaccacgagctccacgcgacattcacttaacaccagtgagaacattctctctcttcgtattcctttattcgcagcactaaagcgtctcctaacaaagagattaagacggaccaggaagtgaaaacaaagaaaagtacagtcttatagagtcttagcacacgtctcactgagatcttgtcggatcctctgcacttcatcgcgaatgtgcttgatccgcgttaaaAATACCATTACTTgaatgcggaaataaggcagcgcgcacgagaaatgatccaggccgcgctggatgcggagaacccgcgtggagacggagaagcgccaagcgcaggagacagatcagagcgcagaaaaaaagactcgtctctgcgccagatgagtggcatgcaccatcgttgtctgatatgttcagtggaattctgcaagaaagtgcctcaaataataataatacgttggctattttgttctttaggctactatatatatatatatatatatacacacacacacacacacacatacataatatcagattgtagccatatttatgctagattttctgctagatttctgctttaatttgataaaaatgtttatttatgccctggccctgtcaggcagatgacaagctcaactgctcaacagctagatggttaactgtctgaagtccccatccccagaagtgataacagtcttgccaactggagaagtaatgcactttctagtcctacatagaaaaatttcaaatgcacttcacctaaatgcactttgtttttatgagagaactgttcattttaaaacctttctgcaggccagtaggcctgtacattattattaaatatacacatgagtgggatacatttttagtttgaattttattttatactgtgcattgttgcaatgtgcttaataaatatttgcatcatttgtaattatgtatttatttttatttatttattttttttataagttatgtaattgtaattatctttgaaactttaatattaatttatgcaattgcaatgtcttaattttagtaaagttagtacacggtcatagcaataaatgcaatggtactaataattggcataatttctttcggtgtttcggtttcggttttcggccttggttttctctttttcggttttcggtttcggaatttttagaattttcatttcggtgcatccctaaaaattGACTTTGTTATATTGAGTTTAATAGAGAATAGTCACTGTtgaaataagtactagtatctaaggAATTTTTTATGAAACAGAAAAATATAGTAGTGGATTGTTTTCTAGTACTTAATGTTGTAGTAacaacaaataaatgttaaaatggcttgccatatGAGCgagtagaggagaggagaggaggaggagagacgtGTGGCAGTGTGGATCGTTCGCATTGCACCAAAAGCATGCTCAGGTCCAACTGAAAAAGACATGCCTCTGTTCAGaccaattattttaataaagtctAAATTCCTAGGGTGCCCTGTAGGAAATGAAACAGTGGTCATTTCAATATAGATGCATTATggaacactgaagaaaaagatatTAATCATTGTTAATAGTTGCTGCATTTCAAAGCAACAAAGTCAAAATAGTTTAGGCAAAATCAAGGTAAAATAACACTTTGGCTACATCTGGTGGTACCTATTAGCAGGCTAATAATGATAGTAGCGCACAAACCAGCTTGAGTTCTAAAAGTGTCTGTTTATCGATAAAGtgcacttaaaataaatgtattgctaTTAAACAACACATCAAGACTCAAATAACACATTTGTacagtcaaaataacatttaccTTGAGGTCAGCATTTGAGTTGAAGATAAAGGTGGTGACTGAAGTATTTACAGGGACAACCTTTgctattttttttccccaaaattagGCCTATTCACCTAATGTCCCTTAAATGTCTACATCCAACATAAAACAGCAGAATTGAAGGGTTCAAAAGCAGGTTTTAATAGTAGAACCGAAGCTTGCTTGGCACGTGTCTAATGTGGATGTCAGATTGGCTGCAGGCCATTCACATTTATCAATACAGTCAGCAGTAAggacaaaatgtgtgtgtgtgtccacgcATCAGTCAGCTCTGCTGTAGTCTACCGCTCATGAGTATTCCAGCTGCAAACCACTGCAGTTTCTCAGCTTTGGAAGATCTGTCCCTCCCTTTGCATTCTGTCGCTCTCTCTTGTCCTCTTTCTTTCGTTACCAGCTCTTGAGTCAGCAAATCTAAGCACTTTGATCTGACAGTCAGGCACCACtaacatccccccccccctttttttttttttgccccaagAAGATACTTCTCCACTGATTCCCGAGTCCACTTTTGCATTTGTGTTGTCAGTCATtaagaaacattctcaaaaaaatgcAACCCAGCAACCGTGGACAAAAACAAGTGCTAATCAAGACACCTTGATGTGCAGGGCTCGCTGGTAGTTGTTCATTTGTTGCTAGCTGAATTTAAATGAACATCTTGTTTTTCCCATTACATTCATTTGGGAGAAAGAATATTCAGTAACAAtatttacaataaggtttaattGGTAAACTTTTGGTAATGCATTAAGAATCACGAGTAGCAACAATGAACATGTTTCAAACAGCATTAACTAATCTAGGtcaatattaatgtaatatataattattctacGGTTTATTGTAAAATTCATGTTAGTTCATGATTGATTTACTAATGGTAATGTATACAACCTGAAGtgttaaaaatgtatgtgtaatttGCAATTAATCAACAGCTATATATATTGTATCATTAATGTACAGAACCTTACTGTAAAGCATTAACAAATATTGGGGATATTGTGTATCCCTGTATGTATATCAAGACcccaaaaaaagtccaaaatctgTGTAGTATATGCCATATACAAATGTATAtactattttaagattttataaaaTTCCACTCTTTTTGAAGGCCAATGCATTCAAGTAAAATTTAAGAGAAAGTTGAAATATATTCCAATTACAGATTATGCATGTCCACAAAGTTGTTTAGTATTTGGCGCCCCCACGTGGACGCTGAAAAATCAGTTGAATACCAAAATTTAGTTTGGTTTTACGaagagattacattttaaaatggttaaattacacagaaaagttttttttatttttattagaacttTATCATTTCATAACAGTTTTAAATCTATTGCACTTTAAATTAGTGTATGAGCACTACTCTAGATAGAAAGCATAAAAATGTCTTCTGCAACATAGATGCTTGTGTATTAGCTGAGCATTTGACAGGCTTTATTGGTAAGCAAACATCCCATTGCACACAGCAAGGAGAGCTTTCTACAATGTTTGGTACCTCAATTTAATTTTAACACTGAAGTAGCCATTGAAAATCTTCCAATTCACTTGGAAAAATACAAGCAGGTCTATTCAAGCAGGATTGACTAAGGTTCATCCCCTTCTTCATCAgactcctcctcttcctgctgACCCTTTTTCTGCAATTACAGAGAAAGAAATAGAAGTGTAAAATTCAAAATACaggccaaagtaaaaaaaaaaagttttaatttgtaatatttaaaggaatggttcacctaaaaataaaaatcaatcaaaatagatttagagaaatgtagcattacatcacttgatcaccaatggatactctgcagtgaatgggtgccgtcagaagagtccaaacagctgataaaaacatcaaaataatccaaaagtaatccacagaactccagtccatcaataaacATCTTGTGAAGGGAAAAGCTTCAGattagaggtcttttttttactggagaaagcaatattatggatagaggacttgatgtttttatcagcggtttggactctcattctgacggcacccattactGCAAAGGATCCtctagtgagcaagtgatgtgatgctacatttctctaaatctgttccagTGAAGAAAAACACTTCTACATCCCTGAAGGTCTGactggtgagtacattttcagtatttttcatatttggatgaactattccttgaagTAACTCACTTGGGTTATTGAATGCAAAACAGGACTGACAACTGCATTCTGCTTTTTCTACAGAGGTCCTTGTCTCTGTTGTTCTCATCTCCATCTCACTCACCAGCTTAAGAAAATCAATGAGCTTATGGGCATCTTCCCCTGTGGTCAGATCCAGGAAGTCTCGTGGGATTCTGTAGGACAAACATGGGCTGGGCTGCACTGTGACTTCACTGGTGGTGCAACGGAACGCAGGCCCATCCTATTAAAATACAAGATGCACAGCGTTAATATAGCAGCACCTTTGACTTTTAAAATACAGGCAGTGCAATACATTTTAACAGGGTTTGATGTAAAATGTGGATAATTTTCAAGTAAGAACTACCTGCAGTGTTGTGTCTTCTTGTGTTTGACTTGCTGTGAGATTTTTCCCAGATGTTAGCTCCTCCCAAGTGAAAAGCAAAGAGTCTGTGACTTCACCAAACGGATTGAAGTCAATCAACCACATACGTCCCTTTAGAAAAACAAacttgcaattatttttgtactTGTTAAAGACTCAACTCAAACCTGTTCCCAACAACAGGCTTGCATTGGGAATACATTTAGAACCATACATTGCTATAcagtaaattgcatttaaattagaAATTTGCATTGATAAAAACTTACTGAGCTATCTCTGTAAACGTCCAGAacgacttaaaaaaaaacaaaaacaaagaaagaacatTAACGCATGTatgtaactttttaaaaacaagacaaatatttTCTGCTCTTCATATTGAAACACTTACAGTCCTCGTCTGGGAACCGGTATTGGATGTGATCTCTAAAGAATTCCAGTATAGAGGAGGAGATGCTAGCCTCTTGTTTGGCGATGTGCTGGTAATGTTGTGTGTAATCTCTCTGACTGATCGCTAAAGAGACTTTATCTCAGTATGTACAAATTGTTTGAAATGTTATATTCCCATGGGATTACATATAACACACTacaatacattaatttattcacAAATCAGCTTCAAAAATGCAAAGTTTTCATACCGATTACTTTGTTTTCTTTCACAAAGCAGCGGAATTCCGCTCCTGGAATAAGCTCGCTCCATTTTCTCAACACCAACTGCACAAAATGAGTCCCACAGAATAACAagatataatgttataatattgatttatttggtTGATATTTAAGAGTTATTGACATAATgacataatataatacaatatacacactactgttcaaaagtttggggtcgataAGATTTCTCTTATGCtcgtttgcatttatttgaaaaaatgtaatgttaaacattataacagtttagcattttaaaatgcaattttcttcagttattacttcagtgtcacatgatcattcttaaatgattctaatatactgatttgctgctcaagacaaAAAATCATACCATccctgttgaaaacagttttgcagcttaattttttagcgggaaatatgtttttttaatagaaagttcaaaatgtcTGCACTTGTTTggtaatgtattatataatattgtattatattatattgagtATGTTTAACTGTTTTATTGTGATTCTGTACCTCATAGTTTATGGCTGGATCTGGAGAATCATCACTACAGTGAAGGAATCTGCCAAAGGAGGTACAAATTAATTACTTCAACCAACCTGctttcatgagaaaaaaaaaccccaTCACGTAGAGCATGATGGGAACTGAGAATATCAGCATGTGTGTGGGATACTCACGGCTGTGTGAGGTCATGCGTTATAAAATCCGAACTTTTGAAAAGGAGGAAGATGTCGCTTAGACTCTGACACTGTAAAGAACTGTTCAGAGCAATCCAGTTAGCATCCTGGGCAGGAACACATAAAGATGAAGGATATTGTGAGTATTGTATATTCATGTATATGAATTACAACTGTAAGTCAAATCTTCTCACCCGAGGGGCGCTCCAGTTCAGTTTTGGGAAGACACACCCACCTAGAACGTTTATTGCCTCTTGCACCTTTATGTTGAACTCTGGGAATTCTGGGGCCTGAAGAAGATTTGCACAATTTAGTACCTGCAAAGGTGTATGACATcagctgtgctctgattggctgagaggaatAAGACGCACCGTGACGGCTGTCGTAGTTTCATCATCGGTCCACTGGAAACCAAAAGCATGAGATCAGGAAAACACTCGAGTTGAGTTTCAAGACATATGAGTGTATttcacacaaccacacacatacCTGAACGTCCTCCTCATCCGAGTCACTGTTATTGATCTGTGTTTGTGAATCGTTAATCTCACTATGAACAGAAACAAGCAGCTATTTATTCAATAACCAGGGGTCAATAGAAAGAATGATGATTTATTCAATgccaaaatattttctaaaaactCACCTGCCAGAAACCACAAGTGTCCCGTCATCTAATAAATAATCGATTACATTTTGAGGTATAGGTAGAATCAAGCTGGTAAAAGAGAAAATAACTTAACGACAACAGTACTGACATAACTATATTTACAGCAGTACAGATAACTAAATACTGGTAATCTCAAAATTGTAATCTTACAGTGCATAATTATCGTcctatatataatatactataacaACTCTTAAAATCTTTGAATTTATATAGAAAGAAAACCGTATATGGTACAGcgatgttaaaatattataatgatggCACGCTTTTGTGAACTTCCTGAGTTCCCCGTTCATTATATATTATCAGACTGTGCGGATCTCTCTCTTACCTCTTGATGGTGTGTTTCTTGAATAAAGGATACCAAACAGAAAACTGACAGTTTACAACTTGCTCTTTCTTCATGCTGCCCAAAATTTACACTGGTAATCTGCGCAACCTCAAAAACATCCCGGCATAACATTAATGCCATAAAACCAATAACTACAGTTCCGGTTTATAACCGTGCTTTGTTTTGAAATCAGTCTATATTTTAATACTTAATGGAAGTTTTATATTAGTCAATTATATTCGTTTTTCTTGAATATTAGCGGCCAAGTTGACTATATAACATATTAATCGATAACCAGATCCACTGTACAGGGGGAGGAACTGTTTTAGCGGCACACAAGTAGGCAGATACTTACTGTACATGTGACTACTTGAAAGAAAACTAAACTGGATAGATCACTTGTGACTTCTTTGACACACACAGCGATTTCTCAGGTACGTTATTCACTGATTAAACCGACTTGGAATGATCTCCCGTCACTTTTGATGTATTAACTAGCCTAGCTGAAATAGACTGTGGTCATTATGAAAAAAACATCATGCgcactgtaacttaatttctgttGCACGTGCAGAATTACTGCAGCTGTTCCAGAGCTTTAGCATCACTGCACTTCTGCACAACATGAGCTCTCCGAAGAAAGCGACTACTGAACCTCATGTCATCGAAGAGGAGGTAAGAATCTGTCTTAAAGTCAGAGTTCACAAATACTGTCATCCTTTCCAAACCTGAGAGTTTCTTCCTATAGTTTATTTTTCCATGAAGTGAATGATGCATGAGACTGTCAAATTGCCATTGCATTGCTTGTTTTTCACAGAGAAAGATAAAATCcttttcaaattgaaaaaaatttgTGCAAACTGTTAATGTAATTCTCATGTGTTGTGCTTTTAAGTACAAAGTGTAAACTTATGAATAATGTGTTTTTAGCTGATAGCAAGTGGAAAATGGGTGAAGCTTGAGAAGACCACATATGTGGATCCATCTGGAAGCACCAGGTATTGATCTGTGATTGTATGTGAATGATGTGTGACCCTTGACCTCTGGACTGAGTGGACATGATACCGCTGATTGAAATGATCTTGTTTATTTTTGCCTGCTGTGAATCAATCATGTCATTATTTGTTAAAATCGTCAGGAAATTATCTCTAtgcatatttttgtgaaactcttGTCTCCTCAGAACATGGGAAACAACAAAGAGAACAACACGAGTCGCCAACATTGCCTCTGATGGTGTGTACAGTGTTGTGTACTCTTATTTGAACTGATTTTTATGCTTTAATGCTATATAATGATTCATATGTTTGGATTCATTTTAAGCTGTAACAATCATAGCCCTTTTGAAGAGGACTCTACATAAAGACTGTGTTGTAATGGTGAGGCAGTTTCGTCCACCCATGGGATGCAACACACTGGAGTTTC harbors:
- the cdc123 gene encoding cell division cycle protein 123 homolog isoform X1 gives rise to the protein MKKEQVVNCQFSVWYPLFKKHTIKSLILPIPQNVIDYLLDDGTLVVSGSEINDSQTQINNSDSDEEDVQWTDDETTTAVTAPEFPEFNIKVQEAINVLGGCVFPKLNWSAPRDANWIALNSSLQCQSLSDIFLLFKSSDFITHDLTQPFLHCSDDSPDPAINYELVLRKWSELIPGAEFRCFVKENKVIAISQRDYTQHYQHIAKQEASISSSILEFFRDHIQYRFPDEDFVLDVYRDSSGRMWLIDFNPFGEVTDSLLFTWEELTSGKNLTASQTQEDTTLQDGPAFRCTTSEVTVQPSPCLSYRIPRDFLDLTTGEDAHKLIDFLKLVSEMEMRTTETRTSVEKAECSCQSCFAFNNPKKGSAGRGGV
- the cdc123 gene encoding cell division cycle protein 123 homolog isoform X2 → MKKEQVVNCQFSVWYPLFKKHTIKSLILPIPQNVIDYLLDDGTLVVSGSEINDSQTQINNSDSDEEDVQWTDDETTTAVTAPEFPEFNIKVQEAINVLGGCVFPKLNWSAPRDANWIALNSSLQCQSLSDIFLLFKSSDFITHDLTQPFLHCSDDSPDPAINYELVLRKWSELIPGAEFRCFVKENKVIAISQRDYTQHYQHIAKQEASISSSILEFFRDHIQYRFPDEDFVLDVYRDSSGRMWLIDFNPFGEVTDSLLFTWEELTSGKNLTASQTQEDTTLQDGPAFRCTTSEVTVQPSPCLSYRIPRDFLDLTTGEDAHKLIDFLKLKKGQQEEEESDEEGDEP